ACTTAATCTGCTGAGAGATGGTTTGGTGATGCTCTCGCTACTTTGCTGGAACCGTAGGCGCAGGCGTGGTCGCAAAGATCTTCAGGGCGTTTTTGACGGTGTAATCCAAGCCCCATGCTGTCGGAATGATAACGACAATCCACGCGGCCGCGATGAGCAGGGGCGAGGATTTTTTGATATTGGTGGAATCTGCCATGAGAACTCCTGGGTGTGGAATTGGGGCGGATGCTAGGTACTCCGCCGGATGGGGTTAGTGAGCAGCACCTTCTGGGACCGCGACGTTCTGGTCTTTGAGCCAATACTTTTCAGCAACCGGGCGCACCATCAGGTTTGCCAGAAAGCCAACAACCAGCAGGCCGCACATGATGTGCAGGATGAGCGGGTAGGCTTCCTGTTTGTTCATGTGGTTTTCGACGTAGTGGTCGAGGATGCCGTTGACGATGAGCGGGCCGATAATTCCGGCAGCCGACCATGCGGTAAGCAGACGGCCGTGGATAGCTGAGACGTTGAAGCCGCCGAAGAGATCCTTCAGGTAAGCGGGAATGGTAGCGAAGCCCCCGCCGTACATGGAGATGACCAGCGCGGCGATAGCGACAAAGAGCGGAATGGAGTCGATCTTGTCTTGTCGCGAGAAGGGAAGGAAGAAATAGAGAATTGCGCCGAGTACGAAGAAGGTGAAGTAGGTTCCTTTGCGCCCGATGAAGTCCGAGACCGAAGCCCAGAGAAATCGACCGGCCATGTTGAAGATGCTAAGAATTCCTACGAAACCGACGGCGGCCGCGGGGCTGATCTGACCTTTGAAGAGATCCTGAATCATGGGCGCTGCCTGTTCCAGGATGCCGATGCCTGCGGTTACGTTGACGAAGAGCATGACCCAGAGAAGCCAGAACTGTGGCGTCTTCCATGCCTCGGTGACGGCGACGTTGTGACTCGAGATCAGCGCGGAGTGCTTGACCGCGGGCACCCAGCCGTCAGGCTTCCAGTCTGTTGGCGGGACGCGTATCGTGAAGACGCCGAACATCATGAAGACAAAGTAGAGGACGCCCATTGTGAACATGGTGTAGGGGATTGAGGGCTGTCCCGCGGCTTTGAAGTGCGCCATTAAGTTGTTGGCGAGGGGCCCCCCGATCATCGCGCCCCCACCAAAGCCCATGATGGCGAGGCCAGTGGCCAGGCCCGGACGGTCGGGAAACCATTTGATGAGGGTGGATACGGGAGAGATATACCCCAGTCCAAGGCCTATGCCACCGACGACTCCGTATCCCAGATAGATCAGAGCGAGTTGGTGCGTGCTGGCTCCAAAAGAGGCAATGACGAAGCCTGCGCCGAAGCAGATTGCAGCGTAGAACATCGCGCGACGGGGACCTGCCTTCTCAAGCCACGCTCCGAAGAGAGCGGCCGAGATGCCCAGGAACGCGATCGCGATCGAGAAGATATAGCCGACTTCCTTGAGGTTCCAGGCGGAGCCATCAGCCGCGTGCAGGGCCAAGAGGGGATTTTTGAAGACGGAGAAGGAGTAAACCTGCCCGATGGAGAGATGGATTGCAAGGGCTGCGGGCGGTACCAGCCAGCGGCTATATCCTGCGGGGGCTATAGAGCGGTCACGGTCGAGAAAAGCCAGGGCCATTGAGAACCTCAGGAGTTGATAGGTCGTACATCGTCGAACAGAGGACAGCGGTAAGCTGATCGTTCATTGAATATCTAGATGCGCCAATTACCATACATGATTCCGACGGCGCAGGTGTCACCTAAATGTAACGGCGGGTTGCTCGGGTTGAGTTGTATAGGGTACCTTCACCTTGCGAGATGAAATCACGGAGGGTTGTGCTGGAGATGTCCGAAGAGAGTACGAATCTGGATTCAAGTCTGCGAGAGAATCGTGTATTTCCTCCCCCGTCGGAGTTTGCAGCGAAGGCTCAGGTGAAGAGTCTTGAGCAGTACGAGACGATGTACAAGCAAAGCGTGGACCATCCGGAGGAGTTTTGGGCCGAAGCCGCTCATGAGCTCGAATGGTTCTCCCCCTGGACAAAGGTGATGGACGGCGAAGCGGCGCACGCAAAGTGGTTTGTCGGGGGCAAGCTGAACCTCTCGCACAACTGTGTCGATCGTCACGCGCTGGGAGCCCGCAAGGATAAAGTGGCTCTGCTTTGGGAGGGTGAGCCAGGCGAGGTTCGCAAGGTGACCTTCGGGGAACTGCATGAGCAGGTGCAGCGTTTCGCAAATGTGCTGAAGTTGCTGGGTATCAGGCGGGGCGACCGGGTTGCGATCTACATGGGGATGGCCCCCGAACTGGCGATTGCGCTGCTCGCCTGCGCGCGAATTGGTGCGGTGCATTCGGTGATATTCGGCGGCTTTGCGGCCCACGCTATTTCGGATCGTGTGAACGACTCCAGCTGTGTCGCCATCATCACGCAGGACACGAGCTATCGTCGCGGTGCCGAGGTGCAGTTGAAAGCGATTGTTGACGAGGCGCTGGAGAAGTGTTCCACAGTCAAGCATGTTGTCGTCTTCCGGCGCTCGGGCTCCCCGGTAAAGATGCGGTCCGGTCGCGATCTGTGGTGGCACGAGGAGATGGGGAAAGCTTCGGCGGAATGCCCTGCGGAATGGATGGATGCCGAGGATCCGCTGTATCTTCTCTATACCTCTGGAACCACTGGCAAGCCGAAAGGGCTGCTACACACTACCGGCGGCTACGCAGTGCAGACTTATCTGACCAGCAAATACATCTTCGATCTCCGCGATGAGGATGTGTACTGGTGCACCGCCGACATTGGCTGGGTCACGGGCCACAGCTATGTGGTCTATGGTCCACTGCAGAACGGTGCAACCGTATTGATGTATGAGGGGGCGCCCAACTGGCCGGAGTGCGATCGCTTCTGGAAGATCATCGATAGCCACAAGGTCACCGTCTTCTACACTGCCCCAACAGCGATCCGGGCCTTCACGAAATGGGGGAACGAGTGGGTCGAGAAGCACTCTCTCGCCTCTCTGCGGCTGCTGGGCACGGTCGGCGAGCCTATCAACCCCGAGTCGTGGATGTGGTATCACCGCATGATCGGCAAGGAGCGCTGCCCCATCGTTGACACGTATTGGCAGACTGAAACGGGTGCCATCATGATTGCGCCAGTCCCTGGCGCTGTGGCAACCAAACCGGGCTCCGCTACGAGACCTTTTTTTGGAATTGTTCCCGAAGTGGTTACAAAAGAAGGCAATCCTGTTCCCGATGGCCACGGGGGACTTCTAGTTATACGCAAGCCCTGGCCTTCCATGGCTCGAACGATCTATGGCGACCAGGCCCGCTACGAGGCGGCTTACTGGAGCGAGGTTCCCGGCAGCTATTTCACCGGCGACGGCGCGCGCCGCGATGCAGACGGCTACTTCTGGCTGATGGGCCGCGTCGATGATGTCATCAACGTCAGTGGTCACCGGCTCGGGACGATGGAGGTAGAGTCGGCGCTCGTCGCCCATCCGAAGGTTGCAGAGGCGGCTGCGGTCGGTAGGCCCCATGAGATGAAGGGGCAGGCGATTGCCGTATTTGTGACGCTTGAAGGTGGCCACGAGCCCAGTGAAGAGCTTCGGCAGGAGTTGCGACAATGGGTCGCGAAGGAGATCGGCGCACTCGCACGGCCGGACGATCTTACCTTTACTCAAGCGCTTCCGAAGACACGCAGCGGAAAGATTATGCGGCGGCTGTTACGCGAACTCGCGACTACAGGCGAGGTGAAGGGCGATACCACTACGCTTGAAGACTTCACCGTGATCGCGAAGCTGCGCGAGGGCGATGAGTGACGCGCTTCTAACGCAGGTTGGTGCTGGGTTTGGTGGGTAGCGTGAAGTGGAAGATCGTACCCTGGTCGGGCGCGCTGGTAGCCCAGATTCGTCCGCCGTGCTGATTGATGATGCTGCGACAGATTGCGAGGCCGAGCCCCGTGCCGCCCATTGCGCGGGAGTCCGAGGCATCCCCCTGCTGAAAGCGGTCGAAGATGTGTTCGAGCTTATCGGCAGGAATGCCCCGGCCCTGATCGCGAACCTCGATCAGTGCTTCATTCTCGTCGAGATTGCGCGCTGTTAGGTGAATTTCGCTGCCCTCCGGGGAGAACTTGATTGCGTTCGAGATCAGATTGTTCAGCGTCTGCAGAATACGGTCGGGATCGGCCCAGACGTTGACACCATGAGCGGCGAAGAAGATGCGGATGTTGGGGCGGGGAGAGCGCGTTTGTTGAACGCTGGCGGCTCGCCGTAGCAGATCTTCGGCGCTGCACATCGTCGAATGCAGCTCTGTTTTGCCGCTGCTGATGCGCTCCAGATCGAGAATATCGTTTACCAGCCGCACCAGCCGATCTGAGTTGCTGATGGCGATCTCGAGCATCTGCTGGGTCTTCTCCGGGCGGTTGGTAAGCGCGCCTCCGGCGAGCAGCCCAAGCGCCCCACGCAGCGAGGTAAGCGGCGTGCGAAGCTCGTGGGAGACTGTGGAGATGAACTCATCTTTCATGCGGTCGAGGGCGCGGCGCTCCGTCGTGTCGGTGAACGCAACGACTACTCCGAGTGCCTTGAGGCCGTTCGAATCGGAGGACTGCGAGTCGACCTGCGGTCTTGCGACATACTCCACTGGGAAGCAGCTGCCATCTTTGCGCCAGAAGATTTCGTTCGAGATGCGGACGGTGGCGAAGTTGGTAAGGCTCTTGCGGATCGGTGAGTCGGCAGAGGCGTAGGGTGTGCCGTCGACGCGTGTGTGGTGGATCAGTTGATGCATGTTTCGGCCCAGCATCTCCTCCTGCTTATAGCCGAGCATCTGAGCCGCGGCGGAGTTTACGACCGTTACCTTGCCTTCGAGATCGATGCCGTAGATGCCGTCGCCGACCGACTCAAGGATGGAATCTGATTGCCGCGTAAGAGTGCGAAGCCTGCCTTCTGCGCGAACCTGTTCGCTGATGTCGACACCGAAGCCGAGAACGTACGGTGCACGCCCGGGCACGACGATGAGCTTGTTCCGGTAAGCGACCACACGCATGTCTCCGTCGCTGTGGGAGAGGTGGAGAAGGCCCTGTGCTTCGCCCGTCTCGCCTATTTTTTTCAGGTAGGCAGGCATCGCAGCTTTTTTCTCCGGCACGATGAACTCGTCGAGATTGTGACCGGTCATCTCCTCGACGGTACGCCCCAAGGTCTCCGCGCCGTGGGTGTTGATCGACAGCAGAGTGCCGCGGAGGTCGTGGGTGCAGACCATACCCAGCGAACCTTCGATGAGTTGGCGGTAGCGGGCTTCACTCTCGCGCAATGTGGCTTCAGCAGCGCGCTGGGTGGTTACATCGATGCCGGTTGCGATGATGAACGCGACCTGTCCCTGCGTATCGGTCAGTGCAGTCGCCGACCACGCGATGCGGCGTATGCTGCCGTCACGGTTGAGCCATTGATTCTCGTAAGCAGCAGGGAAGTGACCGGAGCGCAGACGCTCGAAGGTCTCGATGGCTTCGGGAATCTCCTGCCGCGGAATAAGCTTGTCCCACGCATAGCGGCCGACCAGGGTAGGGAAGTCGTAACCTGATGCGTTTTCGCAGGCGCGGTTGAAACGGACGATGCGGCCGGCCGGATCGAACACGGCGACCAGCGCTCCGACGGTGTCGAGGACCGCCGAGACAAAGTTCCGTTCCACGGTGAGAGCGGACTCGACGCGTTGGCGTGAGCGCGCTGCGCGGTCCATCTGTCGGATGCGACCGTTGAGTTCCAGCCGGGTGATGACCTGGCGGCTCAGGACGCTGAGCGCGGAGGATTGAGCTGGGGTTAGTGTGCGGGGATGGCGATCCAGGACGAGCAATGCGCCGATGGTCACACCGCCGGGTGTTGTCAGAGGAGCGCCCGCATAAAATCGGTAGAGACGGCCTTCGAGCAGAATGCCATCCGGAGCGTATTCGGGATCGCTGCGTGCGTCGGAGATCTCGTAGACGGTGTCGCCCAGGATCGTGGTTTCGCAAGGCAGGCTACCAAGCGCGACGTCAGGCGAGTCGATGCCAAAGCGCGAGCGCAGCCAGATGCGATCCGAACCGATCAACGAGATAGCTGCGACAGGCGTGTCACATATTTGGGCAGCCAGGTTTGTCAGGTCATCCAGGATGGGATCGGGCGCAGAGTTGAGTACCTCGTATTGGTTGAGGGCCTCGATTCGCAGCGCTTCGTCTTTGACCAGGAGAGCGTTCATTTCAACAGTTCAATCGTAGGTTATGTGCAAATGGTTGCGCACTCCTACTTTTGTTGCAGCAATGGTTTACGGCTTTGGAAGAGTGCAACACTCCCCTGTTGCGGGCGGCTCATCCGCACTCGCGTCCAAGGCTACCTTCCACGTGCCGTTGGGTAACTTCTTCCATACGGTGAAGTAGCGGCCCGAGATCACCACGGGCTCGCCATTTTTATCTTTACTACGACCCTCATAGTGACCCCAGGTAAATCCCATGTCGTTCGAAGGGCCCATCTGGGCACCCTGCGGAGTCCAGCTAAGCTGATAAGTCTTTGGGTCCCACTGAGCCTGTGCCGCGATAGCGGTGCGACCAAGAATCGCGGGCTTACCGTTGTTGAGAGTAACTCCGTCCTCTGCGAACCAGCTGCCAAAGGCCTTGCCTCCGCCTTCGGCAACC
This Tunturibacter gelidoferens DNA region includes the following protein-coding sequences:
- a CDS encoding MFS transporter small subunit translates to MADSTNIKKSSPLLIAAAWIVVIIPTAWGLDYTVKNALKIFATTPAPTVPAK
- a CDS encoding L-lactate MFS transporter, which codes for MALAFLDRDRSIAPAGYSRWLVPPAALAIHLSIGQVYSFSVFKNPLLALHAADGSAWNLKEVGYIFSIAIAFLGISAALFGAWLEKAGPRRAMFYAAICFGAGFVIASFGASTHQLALIYLGYGVVGGIGLGLGYISPVSTLIKWFPDRPGLATGLAIMGFGGGAMIGGPLANNLMAHFKAAGQPSIPYTMFTMGVLYFVFMMFGVFTIRVPPTDWKPDGWVPAVKHSALISSHNVAVTEAWKTPQFWLLWVMLFVNVTAGIGILEQAAPMIQDLFKGQISPAAAVGFVGILSIFNMAGRFLWASVSDFIGRKGTYFTFFVLGAILYFFLPFSRQDKIDSIPLFVAIAALVISMYGGGFATIPAYLKDLFGGFNVSAIHGRLLTAWSAAGIIGPLIVNGILDHYVENHMNKQEAYPLILHIMCGLLVVGFLANLMVRPVAEKYWLKDQNVAVPEGAAH
- the acs gene encoding acetate--CoA ligase produces the protein MSEESTNLDSSLRENRVFPPPSEFAAKAQVKSLEQYETMYKQSVDHPEEFWAEAAHELEWFSPWTKVMDGEAAHAKWFVGGKLNLSHNCVDRHALGARKDKVALLWEGEPGEVRKVTFGELHEQVQRFANVLKLLGIRRGDRVAIYMGMAPELAIALLACARIGAVHSVIFGGFAAHAISDRVNDSSCVAIITQDTSYRRGAEVQLKAIVDEALEKCSTVKHVVVFRRSGSPVKMRSGRDLWWHEEMGKASAECPAEWMDAEDPLYLLYTSGTTGKPKGLLHTTGGYAVQTYLTSKYIFDLRDEDVYWCTADIGWVTGHSYVVYGPLQNGATVLMYEGAPNWPECDRFWKIIDSHKVTVFYTAPTAIRAFTKWGNEWVEKHSLASLRLLGTVGEPINPESWMWYHRMIGKERCPIVDTYWQTETGAIMIAPVPGAVATKPGSATRPFFGIVPEVVTKEGNPVPDGHGGLLVIRKPWPSMARTIYGDQARYEAAYWSEVPGSYFTGDGARRDADGYFWLMGRVDDVINVSGHRLGTMEVESALVAHPKVAEAAAVGRPHEMKGQAIAVFVTLEGGHEPSEELRQELRQWVAKEIGALARPDDLTFTQALPKTRSGKIMRRLLRELATTGEVKGDTTTLEDFTVIAKLREGDE
- a CDS encoding PAS domain S-box protein translates to MNALLVKDEALRIEALNQYEVLNSAPDPILDDLTNLAAQICDTPVAAISLIGSDRIWLRSRFGIDSPDVALGSLPCETTILGDTVYEISDARSDPEYAPDGILLEGRLYRFYAGAPLTTPGGVTIGALLVLDRHPRTLTPAQSSALSVLSRQVITRLELNGRIRQMDRAARSRQRVESALTVERNFVSAVLDTVGALVAVFDPAGRIVRFNRACENASGYDFPTLVGRYAWDKLIPRQEIPEAIETFERLRSGHFPAAYENQWLNRDGSIRRIAWSATALTDTQGQVAFIIATGIDVTTQRAAEATLRESEARYRQLIEGSLGMVCTHDLRGTLLSINTHGAETLGRTVEEMTGHNLDEFIVPEKKAAMPAYLKKIGETGEAQGLLHLSHSDGDMRVVAYRNKLIVVPGRAPYVLGFGVDISEQVRAEGRLRTLTRQSDSILESVGDGIYGIDLEGKVTVVNSAAAQMLGYKQEEMLGRNMHQLIHHTRVDGTPYASADSPIRKSLTNFATVRISNEIFWRKDGSCFPVEYVARPQVDSQSSDSNGLKALGVVVAFTDTTERRALDRMKDEFISTVSHELRTPLTSLRGALGLLAGGALTNRPEKTQQMLEIAISNSDRLVRLVNDILDLERISSGKTELHSTMCSAEDLLRRAASVQQTRSPRPNIRIFFAAHGVNVWADPDRILQTLNNLISNAIKFSPEGSEIHLTARNLDENEALIEVRDQGRGIPADKLEHIFDRFQQGDASDSRAMGGTGLGLAICRSIINQHGGRIWATSAPDQGTIFHFTLPTKPSTNLR
- a CDS encoding YybH family protein — protein: MHRVTLNSILFCAIASSPLIAQTGPGIVAASGYDAFAQTPGIISNPLSQPTLTPGALVLLELEGRFSQAVAEGGGKAFGSWFAEDGVTLNNGKPAILGRTAIAAQAQWDPKTYQLSWTPQGAQMGPSNDMGFTWGHYEGRSKDKNGEPVVISGRYFTVWKKLPNGTWKVALDASADEPPATGECCTLPKP